A single Crateriforma conspicua DNA region contains:
- a CDS encoding 3-hydroxyacyl-ACP dehydratase FabZ family protein, whose amino-acid sequence MKYRQIDKIIALQPGSRLVGERTLLADEEYLSDHFPNLPVMPGVMMLEALHQAAIWLVRSTLDFQCPMVFLREARSVKFGDFLSPGETLRVTAEIKSRDGDSFRIKAVAAKEGRVTVSAILHMDVRSSGDPARLNTDEELAQRCRNQFQTLFGCPQDIPEVEAA is encoded by the coding sequence GTGAAATATCGGCAAATCGATAAAATCATCGCCCTCCAGCCCGGTTCGCGGCTGGTCGGGGAACGCACGCTTTTGGCCGATGAAGAATATCTGAGCGACCATTTTCCGAATCTTCCCGTGATGCCCGGGGTGATGATGCTCGAAGCGCTGCACCAAGCGGCGATCTGGCTGGTCCGTTCGACACTGGACTTTCAGTGCCCGATGGTCTTTCTGCGGGAAGCCCGCAGTGTGAAGTTCGGCGACTTTTTGTCCCCCGGCGAAACGCTCCGCGTGACCGCCGAGATCAAATCACGTGACGGCGATTCGTTCCGCATCAAAGCGGTCGCCGCCAAAGAGGGCCGTGTCACCGTCAGTGCGATCCTGCACATGGATGTCCGCAGCAGCGGAGATCCGGCGCGTCTGAATACCGACGAAGAATTGGCGCAGCGGTGCCGAAACCAGTTTCAGACATTGTTCGGATGTCCCCAAGACATTCCGGAAGTCGAAGCCGCCTAG
- a CDS encoding beta-ketoacyl-[acyl-carrier-protein] synthase family protein — protein MPTDSHRRRVVVTGIGMINPMGHDVATVWSGLQEGKSGVAPTTLFDASGFPTKISAEIKNWDLTEADDGMGSVEKLGRHTKFAIGAANQAVSDSGIIDVITDPTRLGVYLGSGEGNQDFSTFSKMMVAALAEGEYNESKFVRAGLELLDPAKELEQEPNMPAAHVATKFNAQGPNFNCLTACAASSQAVGEATEIIRRGEADAMIAGGTHSMIHPFGVTGFNLLTALSESNDQPTKASRPFDLKRNGFVLGEGSAMVILEELEMAKKRGATIYGEIAGYGTTADAYRVTDIPPDGHGAIAAMRMAISDAGLTPAEIQYVNAHGTSTKVNDRVETKACREVFGALADSVPVSSTKSMMGHLIAAAGVTEMIVCLMAMRDSVLPPTINYENPDPECDLDYVPNEARPGEIRYALNNSFGFGGQNVSLCLSRHDG, from the coding sequence ATGCCCACTGATTCCCATCGCCGTCGCGTCGTCGTCACCGGTATCGGGATGATCAATCCCATGGGACACGACGTTGCCACCGTCTGGTCCGGGTTGCAGGAAGGCAAATCCGGCGTCGCACCGACGACGCTGTTTGACGCCAGCGGATTCCCCACCAAGATCAGCGCCGAAATCAAGAACTGGGACCTGACCGAAGCCGACGACGGCATGGGATCGGTTGAAAAGCTGGGCCGGCACACCAAGTTTGCCATCGGTGCGGCCAACCAAGCCGTCAGTGACAGCGGCATCATCGACGTGATCACCGACCCGACACGGTTGGGCGTCTACTTGGGCAGTGGTGAAGGCAACCAGGACTTCAGCACCTTCAGCAAAATGATGGTCGCCGCCCTGGCCGAAGGCGAATACAACGAATCCAAATTCGTCCGTGCCGGACTGGAGCTGCTGGATCCCGCCAAAGAACTGGAACAAGAACCCAACATGCCGGCCGCCCATGTGGCGACCAAGTTCAATGCCCAGGGTCCCAATTTCAATTGCCTGACCGCCTGTGCCGCCAGCAGCCAAGCCGTCGGCGAAGCCACCGAAATCATTCGCCGCGGCGAAGCCGACGCGATGATCGCCGGCGGAACTCACAGCATGATCCATCCGTTCGGCGTGACCGGGTTCAACCTGTTGACCGCGTTGTCCGAATCCAACGACCAGCCGACCAAAGCCAGCCGACCGTTCGATTTGAAACGAAACGGATTCGTGTTGGGTGAAGGTTCGGCAATGGTCATCTTGGAAGAACTGGAGATGGCCAAGAAACGCGGCGCGACGATCTATGGCGAAATCGCCGGCTATGGCACCACCGCCGACGCGTACCGTGTGACCGACATCCCACCAGACGGCCACGGCGCGATTGCCGCGATGCGAATGGCGATCAGCGACGCGGGTCTGACACCGGCTGAAATTCAGTACGTCAACGCTCACGGCACCAGCACCAAGGTCAACGACCGTGTCGAAACCAAAGCTTGCCGCGAGGTGTTCGGCGCGTTGGCTGATTCGGTCCCCGTCAGCAGCACCAAAAGCATGATGGGCCACTTGATCGCCGCGGCCGGCGTGACCGAGATGATCGTGTGTTTGATGGCGATGCGTGACAGCGTTTTGCCGCCGACGATCAACTATGAAAATCCTGATCCGGAATGCGATTTGGATTACGTTCCCAACGAAGCCCGCCCCGGCGAAATTCGATACGCTTTGAACAACAGTTTCGGGTTCGGCGGCCAGAACGTTTCGCTTTGCTTAAGCCGCCACGACGGCTGA
- a CDS encoding 3-hydroxyacyl-ACP dehydratase FabZ family protein, with amino-acid sequence MRWFWIDRFTEFVSGSHASGIKNVALDEEVVDEYLPGYPVLPPTLIIEGMAQLGGILVAEHFKFEKRVVLAKVGKATYHQPARVGDQLRYRVDFKSANDTGAVATGHSVCGTQPQADIDLMFAFLEPGHLVDGPLFQPGDLRTMLRIMNFFHVAVDADGNPLPHYDNL; translated from the coding sequence ATGCGTTGGTTTTGGATCGACCGATTTACCGAATTTGTCAGCGGTTCACACGCCAGCGGGATCAAGAATGTCGCGCTGGATGAAGAAGTGGTTGACGAATACCTGCCCGGCTATCCCGTCCTGCCGCCGACTCTGATCATCGAAGGCATGGCACAGTTGGGCGGTATCCTGGTGGCCGAACACTTCAAGTTTGAAAAGCGTGTCGTGCTGGCCAAAGTCGGCAAGGCGACGTACCACCAACCGGCTCGGGTCGGCGACCAACTGCGTTATCGCGTCGATTTCAAATCGGCCAACGACACCGGTGCCGTTGCTACCGGACACAGTGTTTGCGGTACGCAACCGCAAGCCGACATTGATTTGATGTTCGCCTTTTTGGAACCCGGTCATCTGGTCGACGGCCCGCTGTTCCAACCCGGCGACCTGCGAACGATGCTGCGGATCATGAATTTCTTTCACGTCGCCGTCGACGCCGACGGCAATCCGTTGCCCCATTACGACAACCTTTGA
- a CDS encoding acyl carrier protein, whose product MSLSQDEIFEKVQESLVDALGVDDDEVTREATLVGDLGAESIDFLDIVFKLESAFDISIPREELSPEDILTNSQYVQDGTVTAEGMAELKRRMPWADLEEFEKNPRVQDFGNILTVGDLCKYVESKLGQ is encoded by the coding sequence ATGAGTCTGTCACAGGATGAAATCTTCGAAAAAGTCCAGGAATCACTCGTCGACGCATTGGGCGTCGATGACGACGAGGTCACCCGCGAAGCGACCCTGGTGGGCGACTTGGGTGCCGAATCGATCGACTTCTTGGACATCGTTTTCAAGCTTGAAAGCGCATTCGATATCTCAATCCCCCGCGAAGAACTGTCGCCCGAAGACATTTTGACCAACAGTCAATACGTCCAGGACGGCACCGTGACCGCCGAAGGCATGGCGGAACTGAAACGCCGGATGCCCTGGGCTGATCTGGAGGAGTTCGAAAAGAACCCTCGCGTCCAAGACTTTGGGAACATTCTGACCGTCGGCGATTTGTGCAAATACGTCGAATCCAAACTCGGCCAGTGA